In Paenarthrobacter sp. GOM3, a single window of DNA contains:
- a CDS encoding DUF3107 domain-containing protein, with product MEVKIGIQNVGREIVLESALDADAVAKIVAEAVSKGSELRLTDEKGRQVIVPGSVLGYVEIGAEEVRRVGFGAL from the coding sequence GTGGAAGTAAAGATCGGCATTCAGAACGTTGGCCGCGAAATTGTGCTCGAATCCGCTTTGGATGCCGACGCCGTTGCCAAGATCGTGGCGGAGGCCGTGTCCAAGGGCTCGGAATTGCGCCTCACGGATGAGAAGGGACGCCAGGTCATCGTTCCTGGCAGCGTTTTGGGCTATGTGGAGATCGGAGCCGAGGAAGTCCGCCGCGTGGGCTTCGGCGCCCTCTAG
- the hemQ gene encoding hydrogen peroxide-dependent heme synthase — translation MSHTSAESVTKTAGTDEQFFTLWTVFKRSADVLRSGDAVQEFEALTETLADGGVVLRGSYDVSAMRSDADIMVWLHGAKPEDLQSAVRSIRRSKLFAGTEIVWSAMGVHREAEFAKSHVPAYARGVEPSTWLCVYPFVRSYEWYILPAEERGKMLRDHGLLGREFPQVISNTVSSFALGDWEWILGLEAPELVDLVDLMRHLRATEARNHVREEIPFYTGRRVSAAEIAEVLA, via the coding sequence ATGAGCCACACTTCTGCCGAATCTGTCACTAAAACTGCTGGAACCGACGAGCAGTTCTTCACGCTTTGGACCGTCTTCAAGCGCTCGGCCGACGTCCTGCGCAGCGGCGATGCTGTCCAGGAATTCGAAGCCCTGACCGAAACGCTCGCCGATGGCGGCGTGGTCCTTCGCGGTAGCTATGACGTGTCGGCGATGCGCTCGGACGCCGACATCATGGTGTGGCTCCACGGCGCCAAGCCGGAGGACCTGCAGTCCGCCGTCCGCTCCATCCGCCGCAGCAAGCTGTTCGCAGGAACGGAGATCGTCTGGTCCGCCATGGGCGTGCACCGAGAGGCCGAGTTCGCCAAGAGCCACGTGCCCGCATACGCCCGGGGCGTCGAGCCCAGCACCTGGCTCTGCGTGTACCCGTTCGTCCGCTCCTACGAGTGGTACATCCTGCCGGCCGAAGAACGCGGCAAGATGCTCCGTGACCACGGCCTCCTCGGCCGCGAATTCCCGCAGGTCATTTCCAACACGGTCTCCTCGTTCGCCCTAGGTGACTGGGAGTGGATCCTCGGGCTCGAGGCTCCTGAACTGGTGGATTTGGTTGACCTGATGCGCCACCTGCGTGCCACCGAAGCCCGCAACCACGTGCGCGAAGAGATCCCCTTCTACACAGGCCGCCGCGTCAGCGCCGCCGAGATTGCTGAGGTCCTGGCATGA
- a CDS encoding TetR/AcrR family transcriptional regulator, whose amino-acid sequence MYACRYRPVILPTGRVVITAKERRQTVADGTRANDGAPAKQERTGSPRSPRLPRDERRAQLLNAALEVFVANGFHGAAMDEIAETAHVSKPVLYQHFPSKRELYMALLDSHLATLTDLMLSALNSTTDNKERVKAVMRAYYRFVADDDQAHRLVFESDLINDPDVSSRLETFNKTFADAVAHVIAEDTKLPPLEAQLLGRGLAGMAQVSARYWLETDGNLDLDVASDLIYRLAWRGISRFPKES is encoded by the coding sequence ATGTATGCCTGCAGATACCGCCCGGTCATATTACCCACCGGTAGAGTGGTCATAACTGCAAAGGAAAGGCGGCAGACTGTGGCTGACGGCACACGGGCAAACGATGGAGCACCCGCGAAGCAGGAACGGACCGGTTCGCCTCGTTCGCCAAGGTTGCCGCGGGACGAGCGTCGCGCGCAGTTGCTTAACGCAGCGTTGGAAGTCTTCGTCGCCAACGGGTTCCACGGCGCAGCAATGGACGAAATCGCAGAGACGGCACACGTGAGTAAGCCGGTCCTCTACCAGCACTTCCCGTCGAAACGCGAGCTCTACATGGCGCTCCTGGATAGCCATCTCGCAACGTTGACCGACCTGATGCTGAGCGCACTGAATTCCACCACGGACAACAAAGAGCGCGTCAAGGCAGTGATGCGGGCCTACTACCGGTTCGTTGCCGACGACGACCAAGCCCACCGCCTGGTGTTTGAGTCGGACCTGATCAACGATCCCGACGTCAGTTCCCGCCTGGAAACGTTCAACAAAACGTTCGCGGACGCCGTAGCCCACGTCATCGCCGAGGACACCAAGCTACCGCCCTTGGAAGCGCAGCTCCTGGGCCGGGGCCTGGCAGGAATGGCGCAGGTCAGCGCCCGGTATTGGCTTGAGACGGACGGAAACCTGGACCTCGATGTGGCCAGTGATCTGATCTATCGTTTAGCTTGGCGCGGAATCAGTCGATTCCCCAAAGAGTCCTAA
- the hemG gene encoding protoporphyrinogen oxidase, producing the protein MRGVHPTPTALPAGPRAVVVGGGVSGLLAARELAMAGMPVTVLESTGAWGGCVGSHVVAGLQLDSGAESYATRSSAVADLARELGLGDRIVAPHPGGAWVQLPDGPQELPKTGVLGIPANPWDPEVRRSLGFFGALRASWDRWLPASLGTSSDVTSVASLVRTRMGRKVLERLVSPVVGGVHSADPALLDVDMVAPGLRAGIRTHGSLSAAVAAQRKVAAVRSGKDAAAQQGGSGLAKAGSAVAGLEGGMNTLVTALVADLRGRGVDLLTDAAATDVAKTAPGWRVTAGDSTYDADHLVVALDGPSAVALLEKSLPALSNLRPAPGPLVSLVTMVVDVPELDRRPRGTGILVAPQTPGITAKALTHATAKWDWLAAEAGPGTHVLRLSYGRREDAGGSADVVMDDESLLAAALADASRLLTVPVSRADIVDWDVVRWAGALPFAAVGHKQRVANVREVCAAADGLTVVGGWLAGNGLAAVVADTRKQLSQAIKDGPAFA; encoded by the coding sequence ATGCGCGGCGTACATCCAACGCCCACAGCCCTTCCGGCAGGACCACGTGCCGTGGTGGTGGGTGGTGGCGTCTCAGGGCTGCTGGCTGCGCGGGAACTTGCCATGGCCGGCATGCCGGTCACTGTTCTCGAGTCAACTGGCGCGTGGGGTGGTTGCGTGGGCAGCCATGTTGTTGCGGGGCTCCAACTGGACAGCGGCGCAGAGTCATATGCCACGAGGTCCTCGGCGGTAGCCGACCTTGCTCGGGAGCTCGGACTCGGCGACAGGATCGTAGCCCCGCACCCCGGTGGTGCCTGGGTGCAGTTGCCCGACGGTCCGCAGGAATTGCCTAAAACCGGGGTCCTCGGCATTCCGGCGAACCCGTGGGACCCCGAGGTCCGGCGTTCACTGGGTTTCTTCGGTGCGCTGCGGGCTTCCTGGGATCGTTGGTTGCCGGCGTCACTGGGAACGTCCTCGGATGTCACCAGTGTTGCCTCCCTTGTGCGGACCCGGATGGGCAGGAAGGTCCTGGAGCGGCTTGTTTCCCCGGTGGTAGGCGGTGTCCACTCCGCGGACCCCGCACTCCTGGACGTGGACATGGTTGCGCCGGGGCTGCGGGCCGGAATTCGAACACACGGTTCGCTGTCGGCGGCCGTCGCAGCCCAGCGCAAGGTTGCTGCGGTCCGCAGTGGCAAAGATGCAGCAGCCCAGCAGGGTGGCTCCGGGCTGGCCAAGGCGGGTTCCGCCGTCGCCGGTTTGGAGGGTGGCATGAACACCTTGGTGACGGCCTTGGTGGCGGACCTGCGTGGGCGGGGCGTGGACCTGCTCACGGATGCTGCCGCAACGGACGTCGCGAAGACCGCTCCCGGCTGGCGCGTCACCGCTGGCGATTCCACGTACGACGCCGACCATCTGGTAGTAGCGCTCGACGGCCCGTCGGCGGTGGCATTGCTGGAAAAGTCGCTGCCGGCATTGTCCAATCTGCGTCCGGCGCCAGGACCCTTGGTGAGCCTGGTGACGATGGTGGTGGACGTGCCCGAACTTGATCGACGACCCCGGGGAACCGGCATCCTGGTGGCGCCGCAAACCCCCGGCATCACGGCGAAGGCCTTGACCCACGCGACAGCAAAATGGGACTGGCTCGCTGCGGAAGCCGGCCCGGGTACCCACGTGCTGCGCCTGTCCTATGGTCGACGCGAAGACGCGGGTGGCTCCGCTGACGTGGTCATGGATGACGAATCCCTCCTCGCTGCGGCCTTGGCTGATGCCTCACGGTTATTGACGGTGCCGGTTTCCAGGGCGGACATTGTGGATTGGGATGTGGTGCGCTGGGCGGGTGCCCTGCCGTTTGCCGCCGTCGGTCATAAACAGCGCGTGGCGAACGTCCGCGAGGTATGCGCCGCTGCTGATGGGCTGACTGTGGTCGGGGGGTGGTTGGCCGGAAATGGCTTGGCCGCCGTCGTGGCGGATACCCGGAAGCAACTTAGCCAAGCCATCAAGGACGGGCCCGCTTTTGCGTGA
- the hemE gene encoding uroporphyrinogen decarboxylase, translating into MTSSSAASQSTASNAPAGALGPNHPLKDGRTPDSPLITAYRGGKPSRRPVWFMRQAGRSLPEYLKVREGVAMLDSCLRPELAAEITLQPVRRHDVDAAIFFSDIVIPLKLAGVGVDIVPGVGPVLDKPVRTAADVAALPTLTWEALEPIREAVRLTVAELGKTPLIGFAGAPFTLAAYMVEGKPSRDHLGPRTMMHADPETWNALANWAADTSGMFLQAQLEAGASAAQLFDSWAGSLGLADYTKYVAPASARALDHVRDLGAPLIHFGTGTSELLVAMHDVGVDVMGVDYRLPLDEANRRLGGTVPLQGNIDPALLSAPWDVLEAHVREVIAAGSHAPGHVLNLGHGVPPETDPTVLTRVVELIHSIPAE; encoded by the coding sequence ATGACTTCTAGCTCGGCAGCATCCCAGAGTACGGCCTCCAACGCCCCGGCGGGAGCCCTCGGCCCCAACCACCCGCTGAAGGACGGCCGTACCCCGGACTCACCGCTGATCACGGCATACCGTGGCGGCAAGCCGTCACGCAGGCCTGTATGGTTCATGCGCCAGGCTGGCCGCTCCCTTCCTGAGTACTTGAAGGTCCGCGAAGGCGTTGCCATGCTGGACTCGTGCCTGCGCCCCGAACTCGCCGCCGAGATCACGCTGCAGCCCGTCCGGCGCCATGACGTCGATGCCGCCATCTTCTTTTCGGACATTGTCATTCCGTTGAAGCTTGCAGGCGTCGGCGTGGACATCGTCCCCGGTGTGGGCCCGGTCCTGGACAAGCCTGTCCGCACGGCAGCCGATGTCGCCGCGCTTCCCACCCTGACATGGGAGGCGCTGGAGCCAATCCGTGAGGCCGTGCGCCTGACAGTCGCGGAACTCGGCAAGACTCCGCTGATCGGTTTCGCGGGTGCACCGTTCACGCTCGCTGCCTACATGGTTGAGGGCAAGCCCTCCCGCGACCATCTCGGCCCGCGGACCATGATGCACGCCGACCCTGAGACGTGGAATGCCCTGGCCAACTGGGCCGCCGATACGTCGGGAATGTTCCTCCAGGCGCAGCTTGAAGCAGGCGCCTCGGCCGCACAGCTCTTTGACTCCTGGGCAGGTTCCCTGGGCCTTGCCGACTACACCAAGTACGTAGCACCGGCCTCCGCCCGGGCACTCGACCATGTCCGGGACCTCGGCGCTCCGTTGATCCACTTTGGCACCGGCACGTCCGAACTCCTGGTTGCCATGCACGATGTGGGGGTTGACGTGATGGGCGTGGACTACCGGCTTCCCCTTGATGAAGCGAACCGTCGCCTTGGCGGAACCGTTCCGCTGCAGGGCAACATCGATCCGGCACTGCTGTCCGCGCCATGGGACGTCCTTGAAGCGCACGTTCGCGAGGTTATTGCGGCCGGCTCGCACGCCCCGGGCCACGTCCTGAACCTGGGCCACGGCGTTCCTCCGGAGACGGATCCAACCGTCCTGACCCGGGTCGTGGAACTCATCCACTCGATTCCGGCAGAGTAG
- the moeB gene encoding molybdopterin-synthase adenylyltransferase MoeB produces the protein MASIAAVRTAAPTVLPPLVEPAAELTQAEVERYSRHLIIPEIGAVGQRRLKNAKVLVIGAGGLGSPALLYLAAAGVGTLGIVDDDTVDLSNLQRQVIHGVKDVGTPKIESARNAIAELNPLVDVVLHNVRLDSSNALDLFAQYDLILDGADNFATRYLVNDAAAILGKPYVWGSIFRFDGQVSVFWAEHGPTYRDLYPEAPPAGSVPSCGEGGVFGMLCAAVGSLMVTEAVKLITGVGRSLLGRVALFDALGGSWREIKVSKDPEAEPITELTDYEAFCGVTPISATDQDHTVTATELARMLAERVSGERDFELVDVRESGEYSIVNIDGSVLIPQGRILAGEAWAHLPQDKDIVFHCKAGTRSAAVLDAAQKAGYTRVSHLDGGILAWVRDVEPQKPVY, from the coding sequence ATGGCCTCAATTGCTGCTGTCCGCACCGCTGCGCCCACCGTCCTTCCACCCCTTGTGGAACCTGCCGCCGAACTTACTCAGGCCGAGGTGGAGCGGTACTCCCGGCACCTCATCATTCCGGAAATCGGCGCTGTGGGCCAACGCAGGCTTAAGAATGCGAAAGTCCTGGTCATAGGCGCCGGCGGGCTAGGTTCCCCGGCCTTGCTGTACCTGGCTGCAGCGGGAGTGGGAACCCTGGGCATCGTGGACGACGACACCGTGGACCTCAGCAACCTGCAACGCCAGGTCATCCACGGTGTGAAGGACGTGGGTACGCCCAAGATCGAGTCCGCCCGCAACGCCATCGCCGAGCTCAACCCCTTGGTGGACGTGGTCCTGCACAACGTCCGCCTGGACTCCTCCAACGCCTTGGATTTGTTTGCGCAGTATGACCTCATCCTGGACGGTGCCGACAACTTTGCCACGCGGTATCTCGTGAACGACGCCGCCGCCATCCTCGGCAAACCCTACGTGTGGGGCTCCATCTTCCGCTTCGATGGGCAAGTCAGTGTCTTCTGGGCCGAACACGGACCCACGTACAGGGACCTCTATCCCGAAGCGCCTCCGGCCGGTTCAGTACCGTCCTGTGGTGAGGGCGGCGTGTTCGGCATGTTGTGCGCGGCTGTTGGATCGCTCATGGTGACCGAAGCCGTGAAGCTGATCACCGGCGTCGGCCGTTCCTTGCTGGGACGCGTGGCACTCTTTGACGCCTTGGGCGGCAGTTGGCGGGAAATCAAGGTGTCCAAGGATCCGGAAGCGGAACCAATCACCGAACTGACTGACTACGAGGCCTTCTGCGGCGTCACTCCCATCTCCGCCACCGACCAGGACCACACGGTCACTGCCACCGAGCTCGCACGGATGCTGGCCGAGCGGGTGTCGGGGGAGCGGGACTTTGAACTGGTGGATGTCCGTGAATCGGGCGAGTACAGCATCGTGAATATTGATGGTTCCGTCCTCATCCCGCAAGGCCGGATCCTGGCCGGAGAGGCGTGGGCCCACCTGCCACAGGATAAGGACATTGTGTTCCACTGCAAGGCCGGCACCCGCTCGGCTGCGGTCCTGGATGCGGCGCAGAAGGCCGGCTACACGCGTGTCAGCCATCTCGACGGCGGCATCCTCGCCTGGGTGCGTGACGTGGAACCCCAAAAGCCCGTCTACTGA
- a CDS encoding glutamyl-tRNA reductase, whose protein sequence is MVLFSLVATHADIDLETVAQLSNGSSGLASAALTDSPVVSGAVVLATCNRYEVYGETGNGADVEAARSALVSQISELSGLNEQLVSRSFATHTGPEVTRHLFAVSAGLDSAVVGEREIAGQVRRALITAQQEGTASSGLVRLFQAASKTAKDVGAQTALGSRGLSIVSVALDLATDLAENDDWSTKKVVVFGTGAYAGATMSLLRERGCTAISVYSSSGRAEAFVATRGGTALDAETLPAAVAAADVMIGCSGSDNRVEAADLARVRAQSDKPLIAIDLALTHDFDPAVGELDGVELLTLESVRLAAPQEQAESLSQASAIVTGAASSFESEREARSVDTAIVALRRHTMNVLDAEMEKVRARHGCTAAAEEVEFALRRMVKQLLHIPTVRARELAANGQQEEYVAALEALYGIQVEQPAAAPAAECPVDHGQLRSESA, encoded by the coding sequence GTGGTTCTTTTCTCATTGGTGGCTACACACGCCGACATCGACCTCGAAACTGTCGCTCAGTTGAGCAACGGTTCCTCCGGGCTTGCCTCCGCAGCCCTCACCGATTCCCCCGTGGTTTCCGGAGCGGTGGTTCTGGCCACCTGCAACCGCTATGAGGTTTACGGCGAAACAGGTAACGGGGCTGACGTAGAAGCGGCCCGTTCCGCCTTGGTTTCCCAGATCAGCGAACTGAGTGGCTTGAACGAGCAACTCGTCTCCCGCTCTTTTGCAACCCACACCGGTCCCGAAGTCACCAGGCACCTCTTTGCCGTCAGCGCTGGACTGGATTCGGCAGTAGTGGGTGAGCGCGAAATCGCCGGCCAGGTCCGTCGCGCCCTGATCACTGCCCAGCAGGAAGGCACAGCGAGCTCCGGCTTGGTCCGGCTTTTCCAGGCCGCATCCAAGACCGCCAAGGACGTGGGGGCGCAGACCGCGTTGGGCTCCCGCGGCTTGTCGATTGTCTCCGTTGCTTTGGACCTCGCTACCGACCTCGCCGAGAACGATGATTGGTCCACCAAGAAAGTAGTGGTCTTCGGCACTGGCGCATATGCGGGTGCCACCATGTCACTCCTGCGCGAACGCGGCTGCACCGCGATCTCGGTCTATTCTTCCTCCGGCCGCGCCGAGGCTTTCGTGGCCACCCGCGGTGGTACAGCGCTCGACGCCGAGACATTGCCCGCCGCTGTCGCAGCAGCTGACGTCATGATCGGGTGCAGCGGTTCAGACAACCGCGTGGAAGCTGCGGACCTGGCACGCGTCCGGGCACAGTCGGATAAGCCGTTGATTGCGATCGACCTCGCCCTGACCCATGACTTTGATCCCGCCGTTGGCGAACTCGACGGCGTTGAACTCCTCACCCTCGAGTCGGTCCGGCTCGCTGCACCACAGGAACAAGCAGAATCGCTGTCCCAGGCCAGCGCGATCGTGACCGGTGCGGCCTCTTCCTTTGAGTCCGAGCGCGAGGCACGCTCCGTGGACACGGCCATCGTGGCGTTGCGCCGGCACACCATGAACGTGTTGGACGCGGAGATGGAGAAGGTCCGCGCCCGACACGGTTGTACGGCTGCCGCGGAGGAAGTCGAATTCGCGTTGCGCCGGATGGTCAAGCAGCTCCTTCACATTCCCACCGTCAGGGCCCGTGAACTGGCCGCCAACGGCCAGCAGGAGGAGTACGTCGCAGCGTTGGAGGCCCTGTACGGCATCCAGGTTGAGCAACCGGCCGCAGCCCCGGCCGCGGAGTGCCCTGTGGATCACGGGCAGCTCCGCTCCGAAAGCGCCTGA
- a CDS encoding SDR family NAD(P)-dependent oxidoreductase, translating to MSEELAETLQHPIGSGFGHGSTAREVIDGIDLSGKSAIVTGGYSGLGLETVRALASAGAAVTVPARRLEHAKEVLAAAGLADVVTVEEMDLADQASVKAFAQRYLAGHGSLDILINNAAIMASPEQRVGPGWEAQFATNHLGHYTLVNSLWPALAASGDARVISLSSTGHKLSPIRFDDVNFDGGYDKWRAYGQAKTANALLAVELDRLGKDSGVRAFAVHPGGIMTELQRHLPKEEMVAAGWMDAEGNVREGFKTPEQGAATSVWAATSPALSGKGGVYCEDCDIANPTDKESPLARYQGVDAHAIDKADATKLWDLSAKLTGINAFA from the coding sequence ATGAGCGAAGAACTGGCAGAAACCCTGCAACACCCTATTGGTTCCGGTTTTGGGCACGGTTCCACCGCCCGGGAAGTCATTGACGGGATCGACCTCTCCGGAAAGTCGGCCATCGTAACGGGCGGATATTCGGGGCTGGGCCTCGAGACCGTGCGGGCGCTGGCCTCAGCCGGCGCCGCCGTGACTGTCCCCGCAAGGCGCTTGGAGCATGCCAAGGAAGTGCTTGCCGCGGCCGGGCTCGCCGATGTGGTCACAGTCGAAGAAATGGACCTGGCCGACCAGGCCAGCGTCAAGGCATTCGCGCAGCGATACTTGGCCGGGCACGGTTCCTTGGACATCCTGATCAACAACGCCGCCATCATGGCCAGCCCGGAACAACGGGTAGGTCCGGGCTGGGAGGCCCAGTTCGCGACCAACCACCTGGGGCACTACACCCTGGTGAATTCCTTGTGGCCGGCCCTTGCCGCCTCGGGTGACGCCCGCGTCATTTCCCTCTCATCCACGGGCCACAAGTTGTCGCCCATCAGGTTCGACGACGTCAACTTTGACGGCGGCTACGACAAATGGCGCGCCTACGGCCAGGCAAAAACGGCGAACGCCCTCTTAGCCGTGGAATTGGATCGCCTCGGCAAGGACTCCGGGGTTCGGGCGTTCGCTGTCCATCCGGGTGGCATCATGACCGAGCTCCAAAGGCATTTGCCCAAAGAAGAGATGGTCGCAGCGGGGTGGATGGATGCGGAGGGAAACGTCCGCGAAGGATTCAAAACGCCGGAGCAGGGCGCTGCCACCTCGGTATGGGCCGCGACTTCCCCGGCACTGTCCGGTAAGGGCGGCGTCTATTGCGAAGACTGCGATATTGCCAATCCCACGGACAAGGAATCGCCGTTGGCCAGGTACCAGGGCGTGGACGCGCACGCCATCGACAAGGCCGATGCCACCAAGCTATGGGATTTGTCCGCGAAGCTGACAGGGATCAACGCTTTCGCCTAG